The Parvibaculum sp. DNA segment GGCAAGTTCGGCCTCCCGCGCCGCCAGCGCCCCGAAAAAGGCTTCGACGCGGGGCTCATGTGCAAGGCTCGCATCCTCGACATGGCGCTTGTAGCGCTGCGCCCGCACGGCATCCAGAACGTCGGCGACACGGGTCTTGTCGGCCGGCCGGGCCGGCACGAAGCGGGGCGGGGTGCCGGCGGCGAAGGTGACGAGCCCGGCATTGCAGAGCGCGCGCGAGAGTTCACCCATCGCCTCCATCGGCACATGCAGCCGCCGCGCCAGCGCTTCTTCGGTCCAGGGCGTCTGCGCGCGCTCGAAAGCGTCGTGGATCAGCAGCAGCGCCTGAACCGCCATACGGTCGAGCTGGCGCAATGTCAGCGGGCTGACGCCGGCCTGTGCCGAAAGATAGGCGCGGTTCTGGTAGTAGAAGGCGATGGCGCAGCCGCCGAGCAGGATCAGCCATGCCGCGTAGAGCCAGATCATGAAAAAGACCAGGCTGGCGAAGGCCGAATAGATCGCCACATATTGCGCCGATTTGACGACGAATGTGGCGAAGGTCCAGCCGGCCGCCCCCCAGACGACGCCCGCAACTGTCGCGCCGACCAGCGCGGCGTCGAGTTTGACGCGCGTGTTGGGGATCATCATGTAGATGAAGGCGAAGGCGGCGATCAGCACCGCAAAGGGCAGCAGCCGGCTCGATTGCTCGACGATATAGACGACCAGCCAGTGTTCGGCGGCGCTGCCGATGAATGTGTTGGAAATCGCGCCCGCCATGATGCCGACAACAGTCAGCACGATCAGCGGTCCGAGAATGCCCATGCTGACAATTTCGGTGAACTGGCGCGCGAAGGAGCGGTTGGATTCGACGTGCCAGATGCTGTTGAACGCCGCCTCGACCTTGTTGATCAGCGAAATGACCGTGTAGAGCAGGAATGCAAAGCCGACCGTGCCGAGCACATTGGCGTTGACCCGCTGCACGAACTCCATCATCCGCTGCGTGATCTCGGCCCCCTGGTCGCCAAGCGGCGCCAGAAAGTCGGCCATGATGGTTTCGATGTAGCTGTCGAAACCGAAGGCGCGGAAAATCGCGAAGGCGATGGCGAGCGCCGGCACCAGCGCCAGCAATGTCGTGTAGACGAGGCTCATCGCCCGGAGGCTCAGCGCCCCGCCGGCAATGTCGCGCGCCGTCGCCCAGCCGATCCGCGCGGCAATGAGTATCGCCCGCATCCAGAAGGGCTGGTCGTCGAGGGTGCGATCCCAGATGAGAGCGTGGAGGCGCTCGATGAGCGAGGCGGAGCCGAACATGGCGCCATGCTAGACGCCGGAGCCCGCAATCGAAAGGCCCTCCGCCGTTTCCGGGGAGGGCCTCGATATTTTGTCGGGCGGGCGCGGCCGCCCGCGCCGATGATCTTCGTCGATCAGCCGAGCACCAGATTTTCGGCGGAGAAGCGACCGTTGCGCCCCTCGACCAGTTCGTACTGGATTTGCTGACCTTCCTGCAGGGTCTTCTGGCCGGCCTGTTCGACGGCGGAAATGTGGACGAATACGTCCTTTCCTCCATCGGCAGGTGCAATGAATCCATAACCCTTAGTGGCGTTGAACCACTTCACGACTCCGCTAGCCATAATGCGCTGATTGCCTCGCATAGAGATAGAACGAACGGATGCCGCCGTTCGGGGCCGCACCCGGGGAAAAACGCTATCACCGAAATTTGGCCCGGACCAACGAAAATCCCGGCCCGAAGGCGGCGCTCGCAACCGCGCTTACCCACCCAAATCACAGCCGAAAATGGCCAAATCCCGCCATTTGCGGGGATATGGAACCAAATTTTAAGTATGGGTCCGTAGGGTTGAGCCTTGGGGAGCGGCATGGGGGCCGCCGAGTTCAGCCGAGACGTCATGGCCAACGAACCGAACGCATCGCTGTCGCAGCGCCTGGCAAACTACCTGGCGCAATTGCCGCCGCCTGCCGTGCTGAAGCTCGCCTCGGGCATCGAGCGCGAAAAGCTGCGCGGCAATGCCGGCCTTCCCTATGAAACAATTCTGTCGGGCCTGCGTCCGCTGCTCGCCGCCTTTCGCGGCGCGCGGCCGGGCATGGCCGATCCGATGCGCCGCCTCTGTCAGCCCTTTGAGGATTTGCTGTCCAATGCGCCGGAGGTCGACCGTGCGCGCGGCCGCATCGCGCGCAGCGTCATCCAGCCGTTGTGGTCCTGGCTTGAAACCGAATTGCTGCCCGATGCCTTGCCCGATATGGCGCAGCGCATCGTCGATCACACATTGAAGGGCGATGCCGGCGCACGCGATACGACCGTGTCGGTGATGCATGCTTCGGTCGCGGCCGCCATTGCCGCCGCGCTCGACGACGCGCGCCGCGACGGCGCGCGGCGCCGCGAAATCGAGGCTCGGCTCGGCGGCGAGAGTGGTATCGAGGATGCGCGCGCGATTGCCGCCGCATTGTCGATCGCGCCCGTGATGCTGAAACTGCAATCGGCGTTGCCGAAAGGCGCCGCCGACTTCGACGACGGTCTGGTGACGGCCGTCAAGGAACTCTACGAAGAGGCGCGCGAAAAATCCGCCGAGGCGGCGCTCTATGTGGCGTTTGCCGCGATGGCGCGTCTCGCGGAACCCTGGCAGATCCTCCGCCTGGCGCGGAAGGTTGCCCATTATCGCAATGACATGCTGATCAGCCGCAGCGAACTGGCGGTTCTCGGGGAGGCGTTGCTTGCCGACATGGACCGGATCGCGCGCGCCGCCGAAAGCAAGCGCCCCGGCCATGCCGATCTCGACATGCTGCGCGGCGAGATAAAGCGCTTCGCCCGCATTTCGCGCGGCTTCACCGCCGAAATCGATTTGCGGCGCCACGGCGAATGGGGCCAACGCCTGCTCGGCGCGCGGGCGCGCCTCTCCGCGGCGATCTCGCAGGAAATGGCGCGCTTCGAAACCGATCTTCCGCGGGCCCTGCCGCTGCACCAGATCGGACAATATGGACGCGGCGGTCCGCTGCGTCCCGATATTTCGGCCGCGCCCGACACCGCGCGCACCGAGCGCATGAGCGCCTGTCTACGCTTCCTCGAAGGCCTGTCGCCGATCTGCGAGGCGGTCGGCGCGCAGAGCCATTGCCGGAGCGTTCGCGGCCAGATCACGGTCTATCTCAACACTTACGAAGACCGTCTGCTCGAAGAGCTCAGAACCGCGACCGGAACGGCCCGCATCAACGCCGAAGCGTTCATTGAAATCGCCGCTCGCTTCCGCGAGGCGCTTGGCGAGGACCGCACGGCGGATATTTTGCGCCGCCGCGCCGATGTGGCGTTGCAGGTCGCGAGCTAGAACTCGCCCTCATAGGCAAAGAGACCCGGCATGCCGCCGGTGTGCAGAAACACCAGCGCCTCGACATCGTTGTGCGCGCCGGCCTGAACCTGCGCCATGAAGCCGGCCATTCCCTTGCCGGTATAGACCGGATCGAGCAACACGCCTTCCTCGCGCGCCAGACATTCGACCGCGGCTTTCATGTCCGCCGTCGGCATGCCGTAACGCGCGCCGAGATGCGCGCCGTCCAGCACCACCGCATCGGGCCCGGGCGCGGCGATGCCGAGCAGCGCCGTCGTTTTCGCCGCCAGCGCCAGAATGCCGGCCGCCATTGCGTCGTTGTCGGCGCGGTAGACATTGACGCCGGCGATCGACGGACCGGCGCCGCGCAACATACGCCCCGCGACAAGACCGGCCTGCGTTCCGCCGCTCGACGAGGCATGAACGATGCGCGCCGCGCCGATGCCGCGCGCATCGAGCCCATCGGCAATTTCGAGATAGGCAGCCGCATAGCCGAGCGAACCGACGGCGTTCGAGCCGCCGACCGGAACCAGATAGGGTTTGCCGCCGCCGGCTTCGATCTCGTCCATGATGCGTGTGAAAACCGCGCCGGCATCGGCATCCGCCGGTTCGACGCGAATATCGGCGCCGAGAATGCGGTCGAGCAGCAGATTGCCCGAGCCGCGATAGGCATGACCCGCATAGGGCACGCTGTCGAACAGCACCAGCACACAGCGAAGCCCGGCCGCGGCAGCCGCTGCCGCCGTTTGCCGCGCGTGGTTCGATTGCAAGGCACCGGTCGTCACCACCGTATCGCAGCCCTTGGCCAGCGCGTCGCCGATCAGGAATTCGAGCTTGCGCGTCTTGTTGCCGCCGCCGGCAAGTCCTGTGCAATCGTCGCGTTTGATGAAGAGACGCGGGGGCGTACGATCCATGCGGGCGGCAAGCGCCGCGCGCAGCCGCGTCATTTCGGTGAGCGGCGTCGGCAGATGGGCGAGCGTGAAACGCGGAAAGCGGGCAAGCGGATCGGTCACGGTCAGACGATCCCTTCGGCGCGAAACGACGCGATCTCGGCGGGTGAGTATCCAAGCTCGCCCAGAATGGCGTCGGTGTGCTCGCCGAGAACCGGCGCGCGCTCACGGATCGTGGCCGGGGTGCGCGACAGGCGCAGCGGCGTTTCCATGATGGGCGCCGGACCCGGCAGGCCCGGAAAATCCAGCGGCTTCAGATAGCCCATTTCGCGGATATGCCGGTCGTCGAGAGCCTGTTGCGGCGAGTAGACGGGCCCGGCCGGAATGCGCGCCTTTTCGAGTTCGGCAAGCGCTTCCTCGGTGGTGCGCGTCTCCGCCCAGCGCGAGGTGCGTTCCGACAGCACCGCGCCGTTGTCGCCGCGCGCCAGATCGTCCTTGAAGCGCGGGTCGGTGAGCCAGTGATCCTCACCCATCAGCCGCGCCCAGCGCTTGAAGAGCGGCGCGCCGATGGCCTGCACCAGTATCCAGCCGTCCTTCGTGCGCACAATGTCGGCCGGTCCCGCATAGGGCGAGCGGTTGCCGATCGCCACGCGATCGGTGTGGCGCAATTGCTGTTCGATCAGGTGGAAGTTGAAATAGGCGAGCGCCGTCGATAGCAGCGCGCCCTCGACGATCTGGCCCTTGCCGGATTTCTGACGTTCCATCAGCGCCGCCATCGTGCCAAAGGCCGAAAGCGAGGCGGTGCCGAAATCGACCCAGGGCGCGTAGCTCTTCACCGGTTCCTCGGGGTATCCGGTCAGATAGGCCGCACCGACCATCGACTGTGCGACGCCGTCGAAGCCTGTGCGCTCGCTATAGGGGCCGCCATGACCGAAGGCCGAGACGGTGGTGAGAATGATGTCGGGCTTCGCCGCCGAAAGGCTCTCATAGTCGAGACCCATCGCCTTCAGCGTCGAGGGCGGCAGGTTGGCGACGACGACATCGGCGGTGGCGACCAGGCGGCGGACGATACCGCGTCCCGCCTCCGTCATCGGATCGAGCGTCAGACCTTTCTTGTTGCGGTTCATCTGCAGGAACATCGCGCCTTCGCCGCCCGCGCCGGGACCGGCATCCGGGACGATCGGCTGCACGAAACGGTCTTCGCTGCCTTCGCGCCTTTCGATGCGGATGACTTCGGCGCCCATATCGCCCAGAAGCGCCGCGCAATAGGGGCCGGCGATATAGCGGCCGAAATCGAGCACGCGGATGCCCGCCAGTATGCCCTGCGCCGAATTCCCGCCGCTCCGTTCCGTCATGCCGTCTCTCTCCCTGATCCTTTGTCCTGTCTCGTTTTCGTACACCGGACAGGTGCCGAAACGATAGGCGGCGCGCCGGTTTTGAGAAAGGCCGCCGGGGCAAATTTTGCATTTTATTTAGGCTTTGACCCGTACTGTACCGGCACTCGACGGGTGGGGAGACACGTCGACCGGGGCCATTTGTGGGAAGGGAAGCCGCGTGAGGGGGTCCGAGGACACGGCCGGAGAAGCTTTGCCCGATTCCGGCGCCGCCGGGCCGTCGGTCGAGCGCGCTTTCCGCTGGACCGGCGAATTCGCCGACCGGGCGCTGGAAGAGACTTATGCGCGCGCCAACTGGGCCGAAACGCGTTCCCGTCTGCGCGCCGTCCTGATCGCGGTCTATATCTTCGTCGGCTGGTCGGCCTTCGACCTTCTGCTGATCGGCTTCGGCTGGGCCTTTGTGGCGCTGATGGCGGCCAGGCTGGCGACGCTTGCCGTCGCGCTCACGGCGCTCAAACGGTACACATCCTACGACGACAACCGGAAATTCCTGCGCTGCGTGATGACGATGCAGGCGCTGGTCGCCATTGTCTCGCCCGTTTCGCTGGTGCTCGGTCAAACCGATTTCGCGGCCAGCCTGCTCGCCGTGGTCGTGGTCATCTTCGCCTTTTATGTCGGAATGCCGACGGCGCTGCGCGCGACGCTCGCCAATTCGCTGGCGCTGAGCGTCGCCTTCGTCGCGATTTGCCCCTGGCTTGCCGACGTGTCGCCGGCCGCGCTGGCACAGATCGCCGCACTATTCGTCGTCGTCAATGCGATCGGTGTCGAGATGGTGCGCGCGGCGAACCGGCTGCGCCGCAACGGCTTTCTGACGCTTGTCCGTCAGCAGGAACTTTACGAGCAGCTGAAGCGCGAAGTCGAGGTGCGGCGCGAAGCC contains these protein-coding regions:
- a CDS encoding YihY/virulence factor BrkB family protein, which gives rise to MFGSASLIERLHALIWDRTLDDQPFWMRAILIAARIGWATARDIAGGALSLRAMSLVYTTLLALVPALAIAFAIFRAFGFDSYIETIMADFLAPLGDQGAEITQRMMEFVQRVNANVLGTVGFAFLLYTVISLINKVEAAFNSIWHVESNRSFARQFTEIVSMGILGPLIVLTVVGIMAGAISNTFIGSAAEHWLVVYIVEQSSRLLPFAVLIAAFAFIYMMIPNTRVKLDAALVGATVAGVVWGAAGWTFATFVVKSAQYVAIYSAFASLVFFMIWLYAAWLILLGGCAIAFYYQNRAYLSAQAGVSPLTLRQLDRMAVQALLLIHDAFERAQTPWTEEALARRLHVPMEAMGELSRALCNAGLVTFAAGTPPRFVPARPADKTRVADVLDAVRAQRYKRHVEDASLAHEPRVEAFFGALAAREAELADPTTIASLLAAEEPAAEAGKATAAGR
- a CDS encoding cold-shock protein is translated as MASGVVKWFNATKGYGFIAPADGGKDVFVHISAVEQAGQKTLQEGQQIQYELVEGRNGRFSAENLVLG
- a CDS encoding D-cysteine desulfhydrase family protein, producing the protein MTDPLARFPRFTLAHLPTPLTEMTRLRAALAARMDRTPPRLFIKRDDCTGLAGGGNKTRKLEFLIGDALAKGCDTVVTTGALQSNHARQTAAAAAAAGLRCVLVLFDSVPYAGHAYRGSGNLLLDRILGADIRVEPADADAGAVFTRIMDEIEAGGGKPYLVPVGGSNAVGSLGYAAAYLEIADGLDARGIGAARIVHASSSGGTQAGLVAGRMLRGAGPSIAGVNVYRADNDAMAAGILALAAKTTALLGIAAPGPDAVVLDGAHLGARYGMPTADMKAAVECLAREEGVLLDPVYTGKGMAGFMAQVQAGAHNDVEALVFLHTGGMPGLFAYEGEF
- a CDS encoding CoA transferase, which translates into the protein MTERSGGNSAQGILAGIRVLDFGRYIAGPYCAALLGDMGAEVIRIERREGSEDRFVQPIVPDAGPGAGGEGAMFLQMNRNKKGLTLDPMTEAGRGIVRRLVATADVVVANLPPSTLKAMGLDYESLSAAKPDIILTTVSAFGHGGPYSERTGFDGVAQSMVGAAYLTGYPEEPVKSYAPWVDFGTASLSAFGTMAALMERQKSGKGQIVEGALLSTALAYFNFHLIEQQLRHTDRVAIGNRSPYAGPADIVRTKDGWILVQAIGAPLFKRWARLMGEDHWLTDPRFKDDLARGDNGAVLSERTSRWAETRTTEEALAELEKARIPAGPVYSPQQALDDRHIREMGYLKPLDFPGLPGPAPIMETPLRLSRTPATIRERAPVLGEHTDAILGELGYSPAEIASFRAEGIV